In Elusimicrobium sp. An273, one genomic interval encodes:
- a CDS encoding OmpP1/FadL family transporter — MYKKLTAVLLLSVLLADFSHGAGFALYEYSGRATAMGGAVMANKAEPASLATNPALITELEGTQAQVGVTVVTADAKTTVGGDSRTLKHDVWYLPNFYITQKWSDQVSVGLGGFSRYGLGGEYADPVQTWLGSNLAYKVRLETFSFTPTIAVKANDEFSIAMGLEAMIIGFSQSSYFNADPRNPGNFEISGSGVSWGGNFSLVYKPQWAEKWALGAMYRSKVKQNLNGRIDAGDKTFPAINIHSADAEGAISLPDSLSAGISFRPTDAWTLEAGIVGTFWSAYDQILIQYKDSETSPVIRNKKKYNDVYRLNFGTEYMLTPNWAVRAGYVFDKSPINQNEMDTLVPVDDRHIASVGVGYQTEKWSVDFAYAHVFARDLSGHSEQLVNPLTGQPMSMKYTDGKSDMFALTFGYKF, encoded by the coding sequence ATGTATAAGAAACTAACAGCCGTACTGCTTTTGTCCGTTCTGCTGGCCGATTTTTCCCACGGTGCGGGCTTTGCCTTGTACGAATACAGCGGCCGCGCCACCGCCATGGGCGGCGCCGTAATGGCCAACAAAGCCGAACCCGCTTCTTTGGCTACCAACCCTGCCTTAATTACCGAATTGGAAGGAACGCAGGCCCAGGTGGGAGTAACTGTCGTAACCGCCGATGCAAAGACCACGGTGGGCGGCGATTCCCGCACGTTAAAACATGACGTTTGGTATCTGCCGAACTTCTATATCACCCAAAAATGGAGCGACCAGGTCTCCGTAGGCTTGGGCGGATTTTCCCGTTACGGTCTGGGGGGCGAATACGCTGATCCCGTGCAAACGTGGCTGGGAAGCAACTTGGCCTATAAAGTAAGACTGGAAACGTTTTCTTTTACGCCGACTATTGCCGTAAAAGCCAATGACGAGTTCTCTATTGCAATGGGCTTGGAAGCCATGATTATCGGCTTTTCCCAAAGCTCCTATTTTAATGCAGACCCCAGAAACCCGGGCAACTTTGAAATCAGCGGTTCGGGCGTCAGCTGGGGGGGAAATTTCTCTTTAGTTTACAAACCGCAATGGGCCGAAAAATGGGCCTTGGGCGCGATGTATCGCAGCAAGGTAAAACAAAACTTAAACGGCCGCATTGACGCGGGCGACAAGACCTTCCCGGCTATCAACATCCACAGCGCAGACGCCGAAGGCGCCATTTCCCTGCCGGACAGTCTGTCTGCGGGCATTTCCTTCCGCCCCACGGATGCCTGGACGTTGGAAGCCGGTATCGTGGGCACCTTCTGGAGCGCTTACGACCAGATTTTGATTCAATATAAAGACAGCGAAACCAGCCCGGTCATCCGCAACAAGAAAAAATATAATGACGTCTACCGTCTAAACTTTGGTACGGAATATATGCTCACGCCCAATTGGGCCGTCCGGGCGGGATATGTGTTTGACAAATCCCCCATTAACCAAAACGAAATGGATACCCTCGTGCCGGTGGACGACCGCCATATCGCCAGCGTAGGGGTGGGCTATCAAACCGAAAAATGGAGCGTGGATTTTGCTTATGCCCATGTGTTCGCGCGCGACTTAAGCGGACACTCCGAACAATTGGTCAATCCGTTAACCGGCCA